From the Neoarius graeffei isolate fNeoGra1 chromosome 1, fNeoGra1.pri, whole genome shotgun sequence genome, one window contains:
- the LOC132887703 gene encoding transmembrane protein 236, translating to MGSGSRIKFAICEVLQFAAFCVPFFIVMQRFAVILAQAKSQMQPSGGRSSMAYWLIVSSSVAYLTTMALLVWLPIKYMVFIKKKALVGRKKWRPVALAYVLLSTLPTFAFLIASSEVQIRNNMQFDTFNELPVSLVLFSLILIDIVERIRHCRLTGRANELHRNADIPTLSLEMMMPIASTATGPSPVAVSTSVGPQNGARATNGPAPRLSGRTAVTGLSGNGMVTGLPASGGITGIPGNMTGSAVPSNGAVPVLSGNNQRQPYTISGICPSTGLPLRNFPYATAYTGPLRFLLASDVRADAFADSFLFWLDTAEMVRVANHTSVYFSGWALPVYLFSFLSMLRLALMPHIPLLSPLGVALQDLPFLILRVALLAIFGFVTPVLFVMKNFLVCLAYIYFNFMTKLKVFNTERMF from the exons ATGGGTTCAGGGAGCAGAATTAAGTTTGCTATTTGTGAAGTACTGCAGTTTGCCGCCTTCTGTGTTCCATTTTTCATTGTGATGCAGCGCTTTGCTGTCATCCTAGCACAAGCGAAGAGCCAGATGCAGCCCTCTGGAGGAAGATCTAGCATGGCTTACTGGTTGATCGTGTCTTCATCTGTTGCTTATCTGACAACCATGGCACTTCTGGTGTGGCTACCAATTAAATACATGGTGTTCATAAAGAAGAAGGCCCTGGTGGGGAGAAAGaaatg GAGACCTGTTGCTCTGGCGTATGTGCTCCTCTCCACATTAcccacttttgcattcctaatagccAGTTCTGAG GTGCAGATTAGAAATAATATGCAATTTGATACCTTCAATGAGTTACCCGTGTCTTTGGTCCTGTTTTCCCTCATCCTCATTGACATTGTGGAAAGAATCCGTCACTGCAGACTTACTGGCCGGG ctaatGAATTGCATCGAAATGCTGACATCCCAACCCTTAGCCTTGAGATGATGATGCCAATAGCTAGTACTGCCACTGGGCCATCTCCTGTAGCAGTAAGTACTAGTGTGGGGCCACAGAATGGAGCAAGAGCAACTAATGGTCCCGCTCCAAGGTTATCTGGAAGAACTGCAGTTACAGGGTTATCAGGCAATGGGATGGTGACTGGGTTGCCTGCCAGTGGAGGAATTACAGGGATTCCAGGCAACATGACAGGCTCAGCTGTGCCCAGCAATGGAGCAGTGCCAGTATTGTCAGGCAATAACCAGAGGCAACCATATACTATATCTGGGATTTGTCCAAGCACTGGCCTGCCCTTAAGAAATTTCCCATATGCCACTGCATACACGGGGCCACTCCGTTTTTTGCTAGCAAGTGATGTGCGTGCTGATGCCTTTGCTGACAGCTTCCTGTTCTGGTTGGACACAGCTGAAATGGTGCGAGTTGCAAATCACACCTCTGTCTACTTCTCGGGTTGGGCTTTACCAGTGTACCTCTTCAGCTTTCTTTCAATGCTGCGATTGGCTCTAATGCCCCATATTCCCCTTCTCTCACCACTGGGGGTGGCCCTACAGGACCTCCCTTTCCTCATTTTGAGAGTGGCCCTTCTAGCCATTTTTGGGTTTGTCACACCAGTCCTGTTTGTGATGAAGAACTTCTTGGTGTGTTTGGCTTACATTTACTTTAACTTCATGACCAAGCTTAAAGTCTTCAACACTGAGAGGATGTTCTGA